The Streptomyces laurentii region GCGGCCGGCCGGGGACACGGAGGCGGGCGAGGGTCCTACCGCCGGGGGACTGGTCGTCCCCGCCGGCTCGCCGGCCGACCGGCTCCGCGCGGCACTGGCCCCGCTCGCGCCCGCGTTCGACGCCGCCGAGCGCGGCTGAGCGCGGCTGAGCGCGACTGAACCGGGGCGTCGGCACCTCGAATTTCTCGAATGCGTGTTCATGCGAAGATCCACGCATGCTCCGGCGCTTTCTCTACGTTTCGGCCGCGCTCCTGGGGGCCGCGTTCGCCTTCGGCTCCGCCGTGCTCGGCGACTGGGCCGACGAGAACCAGTACCTCTGGGTGAGTCGGGCCTGTGTCCTCGGCTTCGTGGGTGGGTTCGCGGTGGCGGCGGGGTGCGCGGCGTTCGCCGTCCTGCCCCGGCGCTGGCTGCGGCACGTGTTCCCCCAGCCGGGTGAGGGGCAGTACGACGTGATCGCGCGCCGCAGGAAGCTTCCTCCGATCGACGGGCGGGGGGCAGGGGTGGCCGCCGCGCCGTTGATGACGGCGGGCACGCGGCCGAGGCGGGGAGGGAAGCCGAGTCCCGGGCCCAAGCCCAGGCAGGGGTCGAAGGAGCCGGTCTCCTGGGGCGAAGTCGCGTTCGTGGCCGGAAGCAGCTGGCTGGTCACCGGCGCCGGATACGGCCTCCTCGCCGCCTTCGACGAGCCCGGTCTCCCCTTCGCGCCCCTCCTCGTCCTCTCGCTGGGCCAGTGGGTCGGACAGCGGCACCGCGACTGGGCCGCCGCCTCCGCGGCGGCCGTCGTCGGCGTGGGCACGCTGCTCGTCCTGCTCGATCCGCTGCGGAACGACCTGGGCCGCTTCCTCGGCGACGCCCTCACCGTGGGATCCGGGGCGACGACCGCGCTGATCGCCTTCGCCCTCGTCCAGCGCCGCCGCGCGCGGACGGCCCGCTGATGTCACGGACCGCCCGCCAACGCCATGGACGGACCGTTTCAGCGGGGGCGGGAGGGCGGACCGTCGAACCGGGCCCAGATCGGCGTCCAGTCGCGGGTGTACAGCACGACGTTGCCGTCCCGCTGCATCCATAGCGACGCCTGCGAGGCCGGCGATGTACGTGTCCGGCCCGAGGCACTCGCCCGGGGCGAGGTAGTCGTGGTAGCTCCAGCCCTGTGCCCGCATGTCACCGGCCGTTCGGCGCTCAACAGCACGTCAACGGCGGATAGATGGGATGACGTCGACCATTTCGGCGGGAGCGGGGGGCCGCTGTCACACATCGGGCCGCTGCCCGGTCCTAGGGGACGACCGGACGGCGTGCCCCATGGCGCCGATCCGTCACCGGTCGAGAACGCTCTCAAAGGGGAGAACACCATGAGCCATGTCCACACCGCACACCCCGGCGCGACGGGGCATGACGAACTCGTTCCGTCGCGCTACGCGCTGAAGGTCGGCGACATCGACGTCACCGTGATCAGCGACGGCGTCCTGCCGATCACCACCTCGACGCTGGCCGCCAACGTCGAGCGGGCCGAACTGGACGCCTGGCTCAAGGACATGTACCTGCCGCAGGAGGTCTGCGACTGGCCCCTGAACGTGGCCGTGCTGCGCAGCGGCGACCGCACCATCATCGTCGACTCCGGTCTGGGCACGGAGTTCCCGGGCTTCCCGCGCGCCGGTCAGCTGGCCGCGCGCCTGGACGCCGCCGGCATCGACCCGGCGTCCGTGACCGACGTGGTCCTCACCCACCTGCACATGGACCACGTCGGCGGCCTGCTCGTCGAGGGCCTGCGGGGCCGGCTCCGAAAGGATGTCCGCGTCCACGTGGCCGCCGCCGAGGCCGAGTTCTGGGGCACGCCCGACTTCACGAAGACCGTCATGCCGGGCCCGGTGCCGGACGTGCTGCGCCAGACCGCGTCGCGCTTCCTGGACGTGTACCGCGGCCGGCTGCGGACGTTCGAGAAGGAGTACGAGGTCGCGCCCGGCGTGGTGATGGAGCGCACCG contains the following coding sequences:
- a CDS encoding peptidyl-prolyl cis-trans isomerase (identified by MetaGeneAnnotator; putative;~sequence version:1), whose product is MLRRFLYVSAALLGAAFAFGSAVLGDWADENQYLWVSRACVLGFVGGFAVAAGCAAFAVLPRRWLRHVFPQPGEGQYDVIARRRKLPPIDGRGAGVAAAPLMTAGTRPRRGGKPSPGPKPRQGSKEPVSWGEVAFVAGSSWLVTGAGYGLLAAFDEPGLPFAPLLVLSLGQWVGQRHRDWAAASAAAVVGVGTLLVLLDPLRNDLGRFLGDALTVGSGATTALIAFALVQRRRARTAR
- a CDS encoding Zn-dependent hydrolase, including glyoxylase (Metallo-beta-lactamase superfamily; smart00849;~Zn-dependent hydrolase, including glyoxylase [Sinorhizobium meliloti GR4];~identified by MetaGeneAnnotator; putative) translates to MDGPFQRGREGGPSNRAQIGVQSRVYSTTLPSRCIHSDACEAGDVRVRPEALARGEVVVVAPALCPHVTGRSALNSTSTADRWDDVDHFGGSGGPLSHIGPLPGPRGRPDGVPHGADPSPVENALKGENTMSHVHTAHPGATGHDELVPSRYALKVGDIDVTVISDGVLPITTSTLAANVERAELDAWLKDMYLPQEVCDWPLNVAVLRSGDRTIIVDSGLGTEFPGFPRAGQLAARLDAAGIDPASVTDVVLTHLHMDHVGGLLVEGLRGRLRKDVRVHVAAAEAEFWGTPDFTKTVMPGPVPDVLRQTASRFLDVYRGRLRTFEKEYEVAPGVVMERTGGHTPGHSIIRLESGGDRLMFAGDAVFQTGFDKPDWHNGFDHDPEEAIRVRRRLLTELSETGGQLLASHLSFPSVCHVGADGNTFRVVPAVWDH